GCGGAGGAGATGGCCTCGATGCCCGAGCCGGCGCCGATTGCGGTCGCCACTCGTCGGTCGTTCACCTCCGCCTACCTGGCGGTCAGTCTAGCCTTCGGTCCGGCAGCGGTCGCGGCCTATCGGTGGATGGAGGGGCGCTTTCTGGCCGATGCGGCCGCCGGCTTCCTCAAGCTAGGGGGCGGGGCGGCCCTGGGTCTGAGCGTGCTGGCCCTGGTCGCTCTTCCCCTGATGAGGCGAAAGGGAGCGCCGGAGTTCATCGCCCTGAACCTGCTCTGGGGTCTGGGATACGGCTACTTCCTGCCTCGGCTGATCGGTTAGCAGAGACGGCATGCCATCTGGCGCACCCGCGCAGGCTACGGCAACGGCCTTCCGCTCCGGGTGCTCCACCGGGTCGTCACGGAGCCGGGAGCTTCGTGATGGAGTAGAGGACGATAGGCGGCATCAAGGAACGCGCCGAGGCGGCGCGATAGGAGGACGTATGAAGCCACTGTGCCGTGTCTGCTTAGTGTTGCCGCTGCTGGCCGCCTCGCTCTCATTGCTTCTTGCCTCGCCGGCCAGCGCCCAAGGACCGGTGGCGCTTACCGACCCCGTGGAACTGGAGGCCTTCCTGGACGGACAGGTGGAGGCCCACATGGCGGCCAGCCATGTGGCCGGGGCAGTGATAGCTGTGGTCAAGGACGGTGAGCTCTTCTTCGCCAAGGGTTACGGCTACGCCGATCTCCAGCAGGGCGTGCCCGTATCGCCTGATACCACCCTCTTTCGCCCCGGTTCGGTCTCGAAGCTGTTCACGTGGACGGCGGTGATGCAGTTGGTGGAACAAGGACGGCTGGACCTGGACGCCGATGTCAACACCTACCTGCAGGAGCTTGAGATCCCGGCCACCTTCCCGGAGCCGATCCGCCTGAGGCACCTGCTCACCCACACGCCCGGGTTCGAGGATGTTGGCGATGGCCTCTTCATCCGCGCTGGAGACCCGATGCTCTCGCTGGAGCAGTACCTGCAGGCCCACCTGCCTGCCCGCGTCTACCCCCCGGGCGAGATCTCGGCTTACTCCAACTACGGCACCGCCTTGGCAGGGCACATCGTGAGCCGGGTGGCCGGGGTGCCCTTCGAGCAGTACGTTCAGGAGAACATCTTCGAGCCCCTGGGGATGGAGCGAAGCACGTTCGTGCAGCCGCCTCCGGAGCCACTGGCCGCCGATATGTCGGCCGGTTACCGCTACTTGAATGGCTCCTACGCGGAGCGCTGGTTCGAGGTGGTGCAGGCGTCGCCGGCCGGGGGGCTGAGCGCCACCGCCACCGACATGGCCCGCTTCATGATCGCCTACCTGCAGGGCGGCCAGTTGGGCCAGACACGCATACTGGAGGAAGAGACCGTCCGGGAGATGCAGGAGCTGCAGTTCTCCCACGACCCGCGGCTCACGGGATGGGGCTGGGGCTTCGCTGTTGAGCAGGAGAGGGACCTCCGCGTGGTGGGCCATGGGGGCGACACGACCTACTTCCACTCGTTCCTTGGGCTGCTGCCGGAGCACCATGTGGGCATCTACATCTCCACCAACTCCGAGACCGGTGGCCGACTTCGCACGGAGGTCCTCGAGGCCTTCCTCCGGCGTTACTTCCTGGAACCGGTCGCGCCCCAGCCTCTGGTGCCCTCCTACCCTTTGGAGGGGGCCGAGCGCCTGGTGGGCACCTACGTTCCGGCGCGGGCCAACTACACCACTTTCGAAAAGCTGCTGGGGCTATTCCAGACCGTTGGCGTCGTGGCCACCGACAGGGGCACTATCCGACTCACCGGGCCCTTCGACCTCGATCATGTCCACTGGGCGCAGGTGGAGCCACTCGTCTTTCGACCCACCGACCCGGAGGACCGTACCGGCCCCGTGATCTTCGAAGAGGAGGGCAGTCGCGTCACCCGGCTCTACGTGGGCCCCTGGGCTTTTCTGCGTCTGCCGTGGTACGGTACGCCCATGGTCCAGTACCTGCTGCTCGGCACCAGCATGCTGGTGCTGCTCTCTGCGGTGGTGATCTGGCCGCTGGGCTTCCTGGGCAACCGGCACCGGCGGCTGTATCTGGGCCAGCCCCCCGGTTCGACGGGGCTTCCCCGGCTAGCTCGGATCCTCGCCTGGACCTACGCCCTCCTCAGTTCGCTGACCTTGATCGTCACGGCGGGCATCTTGAGCGACCTCGAATCAGTGACGTTCGGCGCGCCCCCGGTGCTGGACGTGCTGATGCAAGTGCCCTACCTGGCGACGGTGCTGGCGGCTGGCGTGGTGGTCTTCGCCATCGTGGCCTGGTGGAGGCGTTGGTGGACCCTGATTGGGCGGCTGCACTATGCGCTCATCGCCGCGGCAGGGGTGGCCCTGATCTGGTGGCATGCCTACTGGAACGTGATCTTCTGAGTTGGCCCCGGCAGCCCGGATGTGACGAGGACAGGTGGCAGATGCTGGGGAGCGGCACGACCGGAATCCACCGAGGTAAGAGCTCAGGAGCGGGGGCACGAGTGTGTTCAGGCGGCAGACGTGCGCAGGTGTTTCCTCACCGGCTTTCGCGGCAGGCTCTTCGGCCGGCTAGGAGAGCAGGGCGCCAGCATCCTGGCAGGTTCCAGCCTCCTCCTGAGGAATGCGCGCTCCTAGGCACGGTAGGCACTTGGGGGGCGGCGCGCGTGGGCGCGCGCACTCCTCGAAGGAAGGTGCCCCAGGCGCGGTAGGCACTTGGGAGGGGCGGCGCGGGTGGGGGCGGGCAGTCCTCGAAAGAGAGTGTACGTGCGGTGCGCTCGGGCTGGCTAGGCCAGTCCGAGCGCAGGGAAGGCTCGGAGCGACAGTGCTGGTCGGCATGTGTCCCTCCGATCCTGAGCTGCTAACCTGCCGAGCGTGAGGTGATCCGTATGAAGTTCGAAGCCTACTCGTACCGTATCAGCTCCCGGTTTGGCAGTCGGGTGTGGGTGGAAGTCCTGGATGGACAGGTGTCGGTGACTGGCCCGAGAGTTCCCGTCCCGGCGTACCGGCTGTGGCTAGGCATTCAGGCATTGCTGCTGGCGGCGACACTGCCCCTGCTCCTGCTGGGGCTCCTGCGGCGGAGCGGTGGCGCTATTGCGGCTGGACTGAGTACGCTGCTACTACACCTTGCCGTGGGCGGCTTCGGCGCCGGCTGCATGTGGGAGGCGATGAACCTCAATGCCTTTAGCGAGGGCAAGCGGGGAGAGACGCAGTCCTTCCCGGTCAGCGCCGTGCGCGACGTGCGCATCGGGCGGGGATGGGCTCGCAAGGGGCTGTGGCTGGTCTTACTTCCCTACGTGCGAAGGATAGACGCCCTGGCCGAAGGGCATGCCGTCTCTTTCGAGGCCCCCGACGACGGGACGGGCGCTAACGCCGTGTACGCCCTGCACATGCGCACCCCGGAGGACGCGCTGCAACTGGTCGCCATTCTCCGATAGGGATCTCGCCCTAGGGGCCCTGAGGCCCTCTGTAGCAGACCCCTCTCTTGTGCCCAACAAACTACCGGGGTGGTATAGTGTTGCTCTGAGCTACGCCAAGGGGAGCGAGCGATGGACCGGTCGGCGCGGCGCGATGGGCCGAGAGTGCTTCTGGTAGGTTATAACGGGGCCAACAACACCGGCGCGGAGGCGCTGTTGCAGGCCGACCTCCGGGATTTGCGGTCACTGCTGCCGGATGCCCAAGTCACGGTGCCCACTCTGAGCGAGGCCAACCTGCGCCGCTACCTCAAGGAGGGTCCCGACCTCCGTATCGAGCCCATGCCCACCATCTTCTTCCGCAAGGTGGAGCGCCTGGTTCGCGATCACGACTTGGTGATGCTGGTGGAGGGCAGCGCCTATATGGACACCTGGACCTCCGCCCTGCTGTGGTACTTCCTCTGGGCCACTCACTGCGCCCGCAGCCTGGGCAAGCCCTGCCTGGCCTACGCCGTGGACGCCGGAGATCTCTCGCCCCTGAACCGGTGGCTGGTGCGTCGGGTGGCCAGCCGGACCGGCCTCATCGTCACCCGGGCTCGAGCGGCGGCCGAGCGGCTTCGATCCTGTGGGGTCACAGCCCCAATCGAGGTGACTGCCGACAACGCCCTCACCTTCGAGGCCAACCCCGAGGACGAGGGTT
The Anaerolineae bacterium DNA segment above includes these coding regions:
- a CDS encoding beta-lactamase family protein, which codes for MKPLCRVCLVLPLLAASLSLLLASPASAQGPVALTDPVELEAFLDGQVEAHMAASHVAGAVIAVVKDGELFFAKGYGYADLQQGVPVSPDTTLFRPGSVSKLFTWTAVMQLVEQGRLDLDADVNTYLQELEIPATFPEPIRLRHLLTHTPGFEDVGDGLFIRAGDPMLSLEQYLQAHLPARVYPPGEISAYSNYGTALAGHIVSRVAGVPFEQYVQENIFEPLGMERSTFVQPPPEPLAADMSAGYRYLNGSYAERWFEVVQASPAGGLSATATDMARFMIAYLQGGQLGQTRILEEETVREMQELQFSHDPRLTGWGWGFAVEQERDLRVVGHGGDTTYFHSFLGLLPEHHVGIYISTNSETGGRLRTEVLEAFLRRYFLEPVAPQPLVPSYPLEGAERLVGTYVPARANYTTFEKLLGLFQTVGVVATDRGTIRLTGPFDLDHVHWAQVEPLVFRPTDPEDRTGPVIFEEEGSRVTRLYVGPWAFLRLPWYGTPMVQYLLLGTSMLVLLSAVVIWPLGFLGNRHRRLYLGQPPGSTGLPRLARILAWTYALLSSLTLIVTAGILSDLESVTFGAPPVLDVLMQVPYLATVLAAGVVVFAIVAWWRRWWTLIGRLHYALIAAAGVALIWWHAYWNVIF